The sequence TGGCTTCGAATTTCTCACCGCTCGCCGTCAACATCCAGCGCTGGCTAACATTCCTACCCTGATGCTGACATCGCGCAGCAACGACAAGCACCGCTGGCTGGCCATGCAGCTGGGGGCGACCGGCTACTTTACTAAACCCTATTTAGAGCAGGAGTTTTTGGAGGCGATTGGCGAAGCGATCGGGGCTGGCATCGCCGTCCCCCGCACCACTAGCCAATAGATATTCCCCTAGGGGGATAAGAGCCCGCAACCGGCTTCAGTACTATGCCCACACAGGTTAAATCTAAGTCCATAAACTCTTCAAGGTCTATGGAACCTGCTGGTTTTGTTAATGTTATCCCCGGTAGGGGGATGTTAGCCTGTACAAGACACTCCTCCGAAGAGCAGGCATTATGGTTGCAACCCCCGACGTTATTCAAGCGTCTGCATCTCACTCCCACACTTCACCCGCTGGCGAAAGCCGGGTCGCGGTGCTGCTGATGGGCTACGGCGAAGTCGAAAGCTACGAAGACTTTGCCAACTACAACGAGCAAGCCCTCAATTTGCTGACCGCCAAGTTTGCTCCGGTGCCCACTTGGGTTTATCCCCCGCTGGCAAAGCTGCTAGCTGCCTTCGACCTGCACGAGTGGAGCCACCAGCACGGCAATTTTATTTCTCCCCACAATGCTATTTTTGAAGCCCAGCGGGCCGGTATTGAAGCCAACTTAAAAGAGCGCTGGGGCGATCGCATCAAGGTGTTTAAAGCCTTCAACTTCTGCAAGCCTTTTCTGCCCGACCAGGTGCTTGAGCAAGTCAAAGCCGAGGGCTACGACAAACTCCTCATCTATCCTCTGCTGGTAGTCGATTCGATCTTCACTAGCGGCATTGCGATCGAGCAGGTGAACCAGGCTCTAGTCAAGCTGTCTGATGGCACCGAGCACTGGGTCCAGGGCACCCGCTACATTCCGTCCTTCTTTGATGCGCCCGACTATATCGACTATTTGGCGTCGATGGTCGAAGACAAAATCAAAAACCACCTGGCCGTCGCTCACCTACCCTCCCAAACCGGCATCGTACTGATGAACCACGGTTGCCCCCACGAGGCCAAGGGCTTCACCTCCGGTATTGACGAAAGCCAAAAGCTCTACGACAAGGTGCGGGATAAGCTGATCCACAAATACCCGCTGATCTCGGTGGGCTGGCTCAACCATGACACCCCGCTGATCAAGTGGACCCAGCCCAACGCCGACTTGGCTGCCCGCAACCTGATCGACCTCGGGGCCACCGCCCTGGTGTTTATGCCCATCGGCTTTGCCACCGAAAACCACGAAACCCTGCTCGATGTCGAGCACATCATCGAAGGGCTGCGCCGCAAGCACCCCCACGTTACCTACGTGCAAATGCCCTGCGTTAACGACGACCCCGCCTTTTTGGCTATGGCCGCCACCTGGGCCGATAAGCACATCGCTGATCTGCTCGAAGAAGATGCCCTGGCGATCAATCCCTCTCTGGCGGCTTCCCAGGCGGCAGCGGTGCACAGCCACCACGGCCACACCCACGACCACCACCTGCCGGGGCACGATCATGGGCACAGCCATGACCACGGCCACCACCACTAGCCCGCTGAGTCTAGGGTCAGTCAAGGTCTATTAGCAGGTAGACCGATAGAAACGATTAAAGCGGGTGGGCTTAGGCCTGTCCGCTTTGATCGTCTGCTGGTCTGGTGGGTCGGCAACGCGATCGCAGGCCTTGTGGCCAAACCCGTGACAAGCCCAATCAAACCCGTTAGAATCAGCCGTTAATACAGGCGTTCTAAGCGACGGATGGGTTATGCCAGTGAGTACTAGCCAAATTAAAGCCCTGCTCGACCAAAAACGGGCGGCCTTTAGCGCCTTTAGTCGGGCTAAATTTGAGCTGCTGCACGCCTACCACCGAGCGTGGGCTGAGTTTGCGGCTCTGACCCATAGCCAACAACTCGCTCAGTTAGACCACCATTCTGGCCCGGTGGGGGCGCGTCCGTTAGAGGCGATCGCCGCCGACACAGAGGCAAACAAAGGCATTTTGCCCTTCTTTTTTGCCGAATCTGGCCCCGTGGGCGATCGCTGGACTAACCGCGAGCAGAGCGCCCAGTGGGTGCAGACAGTGCTCGAAGACATTACCACCTTTGCTGTAGACGGATCCCAAATTGCCCCTGGCAAAGATATCTCTATCCCGATTGCGCTGCTGCAAATTGGCTGGTTTGAAAACCCCCACAGCGCTACTCGTCCCTACCAAAAAGATGTGCGGGTTGATCTGATGACCCCCGCTGACCTGGGGCCAAACCCTGCCCAGCCGGTCGAACGGCGGGTCAATATCCGTCGCTTTCAAATGGAAGTGGCCCGCCTGGTGGAATATATCAACGCCTGTCAGGAGCCGGAGCGCACCCTGGTATTTTTTGACGGCGCGCTAGTAGTCACCTTTGCCGAAGCCTTTGACCAGGAGAGCCAGACTGCCTACGTGCAGTCGATGCTGTCGCTGCTAGAAGCTAGCGATCGCAAGCGAGTTCCCCTGGTGGGCTACGTCGATACGTCCTACGCCCACGACCTGACCGGCATGCTGCACCACGCCTACGGGCTTGAGGCCACTGAAGGAATTCACGATGCCCAACTCTTGGCCCGGCTGATGGACTGGGGGGATCGCACGGCTGTATTTCAGTGCGATCGCGGCGGTATTCTGGACCAGTACGACCGCTACGGCGACCAGATCGCCTTCACCTATCTCAAAACCACCCGCGATGGCTACCCCGTGCGCCTCGAAATGCCGCGCTGGATGTGGGAGAGCGGCCAGATTACCCAGTACCTCAACTGGGTGCGGGGCGAAGTGATTATCGGCGGCGGCTATCCCTACAGCATTGAAACCGCCGACCAAACCGCCGTTCTCCAGGGGCAAGACAAACACCTGTTTCTGCGGGTGCTGCAAGACTGGGCCGAGCGGGAGGAAATCAACCTGCGGCTGTCGCGCAAGATGGTCAGCAAGCAGCGCCGTCGCTAGGGGGGCGTTCACTCCCTGGTGGTTGTGGCCGGAGTTCGCAAGTCATGAGCGCCATAAAAGTTTGGTTATGGTTGAATCGGATCATGCCGCACTGATGCCACTTTAGGGGATTTTTTATGGCCGATACCGCACCGCAAACCCGCCAAGAAACCGACAGCATGGGGGCGATCGCCGTACCGAGCGATCGCTACTGGGGGGCTCAAACCCAGCGATCGATTCGCTACTTTTCCATTGGCCAAGACAAAATGCCCCTGGAGGTGGTGCATGCGATCGCCCTGACCAAAAAGGCCGCCGCCCTGACCAATGCCGATCTGGGCAAACTCGCTCCAGAGCAGGCCGAGTTAATTGCGAAGGCGGCAGATGAGGTGATTGCCGGCCAGCTCGACGATCACTTTCCCCTTCACGTTTGGATGACCGGCAGCGGCACCCAGTGCAACATGAACGTCAACGAGGTGATTGCCAACCGCGCTATTGAGATGGCCGGCGGTGCGATCGGCAGCAAAACCCCCATTCACCCCAACGACCACGTCAACATGTCCCAGTCGTCCAACGACGTGTTTCCTACGGCGATGCACATTGCCGCTGCTCAGGCGCTTACCCATACCCTGTGCCCCGCCGTTACCGCCCTCAGAGATGCTTTAGATCAAAAAGCCACAGCCTGGGCCGACATCGTTAAAATTGGCCGCACCCATATGCAAGATGCCGTGCCCCTCACCCTGGGGCAAGAATTTTCTGGCTATGTGGGCATGCTCGACGACAACCTCAAGCGCCTAGACGGTGCTCTGCCGGGGCTATACCAATTGGCCCTCGGCGGAACGGCCCTCGGCACCGGGCTCAATGCCGGGCCGGGGTTTGCTGAGGCTGCCGCCAAGCACATTGCTCGCCTGACCGGGCTACCCTTTGTGACTGCCCCTAACAAGTTCACTGTCATGGGTGCCCACGACGCCATGGTAATGGCCAGCGGCGTGCTCAAAACCCTGGCAGTATCGCTTTACAAAATTGCCAACGACATTCGCCTGCTGAGCTGTGGCCCGCGGGCGGGCTTTGCCGAACTCCACCTGCCAGAGAACGAACCAGGCTCCTCGATTATGCCAGGCAAGGTCAACCCTACCCAGTGCGAAGCTTTGGCCATGGTGGCGGTACAGGTGATGGGCTACGACGCAGCGGTGGCCTTTGCCGGAGCTAGCGGCTACCTAGAGATGAATGTCTACAAGCCGATGATCATCTTTAACCTGCTACAGTCGGCGCGCCTGATGGCCGATAGCTGCCACAACTTCTCTGAATTTTTGGTGGCTGACATGACCCCCAATCGCCAAAAAATCGACCAGTATGTGGAGCAGTCACTCATGCTAGTTACAGCCCTGAGTCCGGCGATCGGCTACGACAAAGCCTCCCAAATTGCCCACCACGCCTTTGAACATGACCTCACCCTCAAGGCAGCAGCTCTCGCCCTCGGGTACGTGTCTGAAGCGGCCTTTGACCAACTGATCGACCCCCACCGCATGACCCATCCCTAGGCGTTACCGCCTCTGGAGTGCCTGCCCCTATGGAATGTTAAGGACTATGTTGATTTACTCAGGTGGTCCAGGTTCGCGGCAGCCATTCCCGTATGATCGTCCTTAAAGTTTGTAAATTTTCCTAAGATTCTGGAGATTCAAACGTGTCTCTTCCGCTACTAAATTACTCCCCGTCCAGCCAAAACCAGCGTGTTGCCAGCTACGAAATCGGTGGCGACGAACAGCCCAGATTCTTTTCTACCGATGATCTGTACGACACCAGCGATATGGATTCGCTGATTGAGGCAGCCTATCGGCAGATGTTCTTCCACGCCTTCAAGTGCGATCGCCAGATCTTCCTGGAATCGCAGTTGCGCAACGGCCAAATCACCGTGCGTGACTTTATTCGTGGTTTGGCGCTGTCGCCCACGTTCTACAGCAGCTTCTACGAAAAGAACAGCAACTACAAGTTTGTTGAACACTGCGTGCAGAAGATCCTGGGCCGCGATGTCTATAGCGATCGCGAAAAAATCGCCTGGTCTATTGTGGTTGCCAACAAGGGCATCCAAGGCCTGGTCGATGAACTCCTCGACAGCGAAGAGTATCTCACCAGCTTTGGCTACAACACCGTGCCCTACCAAAAGCGCCGTGTGCTGCCCGGTCGCCCCGAAGGCGAGCGCCCCATTCACATCAAGAACCCCCGCTACGATGCCTACCACCGCAACCAACTGGGCTTCCCCCAGATTGTGTGGCAGTCTCAGGTCAAGCGGTACGTTCCTCAAGAGAAGAAGGTTACCGCTGGCAACCCTCAAATGTTCTTGAACATGGCCCGCAGCATCGGTGCTACTGGTGCCGCTCCCGCCCGCGTGTCTACCGGCGAAATCAACATCGCCACCGCTGTGCCCTACCGCAAAGTCACGGTTGACTAAGGCCTCAGTACCATTCGGTTAGGTTTCTAACACACCACAGGGGATGTAGGTCATGACCTACATCCCTTTTTGTTAGTTACCCCCCGGTTCAGAGGGGCGCAGGCCCTGCGCCCCTACGAGTGGCATTGGCATATCGGAGTTATGGGGCTCGGATTTGGTCTGACAGCCTTCAACGCCTGTCCTCATGAATAATTTGGGATAGGCAAAAAAAAATCCCCTGGCAATTGCCAGTGGGACTTTTCAGGGTGCATCTACCATTCACCTTTTCTGCCTAGACGAGCCTCCGTCCGGAAAAGTTGCTGGAGAATTTGGAAAATTAGTTGGGGCCATTGAGGTTGCGTAGCACCTCAGCCTGCTCCCGCAGGGAAATAGCCCAGTCCTCAGACCCGCTGGCCTCAAACAGATTGGCCGCCTGCTCAAAATCGGCAATCACCAACTCCCGCGCCTCTAGAGGGATATCTTCTGGCCCCTCAATCGCCTCTCCTCCTTCTAGGTAGACCTGCCCGAGAACAGCCTGGGCGCGACCCAGATAAGCCGACGGTTGGTCGGGGTCAAGGGCGATCGCCTCGGTGTAGGCCACAATGGCGTCTGGGTAGTCTTCGGCTAAGACCAGGGCCTCGGCTTCAGCCAAAGTGATTTCAAACTCGGTGGCGGTGCGGACAACCAAATCGTAGTCACCCCCCTGCCCCGAAAACGACCGAGCCACAACGGTGTAGGTTCCATCTGCGGGCAGCGTAATTGTGATTTTGGAGTTGAGCGTGCCGCCAAAATCATCATTGAACGCAATTTCTGTACCCTCGGCATCCCTTAGGGTCAACACCGGGTCAAAGTCAGTACTGTCGAGGGTAATGGTCATGGTCTGCCCAGCCGTGCCCTCAAAGGTGTAGGTCGACTCTGCTGGGTAGATAGTGCCTGCTTCTTCTAATATCGTGTCGGCTCGGGCGGGCAGGATGGTCGGCCCAGCCAGTAACCCCAGCAGGGTCACAGGCGCTACTATTCCTGCAGAAAACAGCCGTAAGAAACCCATGCAATCTCCCCCAGGGAAATAACGAACACACAAATCTTGCCATGCAGCCTAGCACAGCCTGGAGATAACGCTGGACAGTACCCCCAGCAAGCTATGGTTATACAAAAGCTAAATCACCGATTTTCTCTATGCCTCGCCCGCATCTACTCCTGCTGGGGCCAGCAATTACAGCCATTCTGGGGAGCACTGCTCTAGCGCTACCGCCGCCAGAGGATATTCCTGAAGAAATTTTGCGTACCCAGGTCATTACCGAGGCGCGATCGCCTTTGACGGGCGAATCTATCACCGCTGCTGACTACGCAGTGTTGCAAGATCGCCTGCGAGACCCCAACACCGAAACCGTCGTTGACCCCGATCTAGCTCACCTCATTTATCTGTTGCAGCTCAGGCGTGTGCTTAGACCTGTGGTGCCTTTCCTTAGATAGGGGCGCAAAGCAGCTAACCTCTGCAAAAATTTCCCTGTGGAAACCGCTAAGTTTTGTTACTCTATTCCGCAGATAGTAAATTCACACAAACCGTTTATATCCCCGGTGGACCTTTAATAATATGCCTGCAACCGTTGACGCTGAGCAGATTGACCGGATTGTCTGGAACCAACACCACGACCCCTTTGAGATTTTAGGGCCGCACATGGTGCAGCAGGCCGGCCGAACTGTTTGGGCTGTAAGAGCCTACCTACCCCAAGCTGACAAAGCCTGGGTAGTGCTGCCACAGGAGCACAAAGAAGTGGAGATGGAGCCCAACCACCACCCTCACTTCTTTGAGTGCGTGTTAGAGGTGCAAGACCTGGCCAACTACCAGCTTAAGTACGCCATTGCGGAGCACATCCACGTCATCTACGACCCCTACGCGTTTAAGACCCGCGCCATTACCGATTTTGATATTCATCTGTTTAGCGAGGGCAACCACCACCGCATCTACGAAAAACTCGGTGCTCACTACACCGAGGTGGAGGGGGTTACCGGGGTCTACTTTGCAGTGTGGGCACCCAATGCCCGCAACGTCTCTGTACTGGGAGATTTCAACTACTGGGATGGCCGCAAGCACCAGATGCGTCGCCTCTCTAACGGCATTTGGGATCTATTCATCCCCGGCCTAGATATAGGTGCCCACTACAAGTACGAAATCAAGAACTACGACGGCCATATCTACGAAAAGTCTGACCCCTACGGCTTTCAGCAAGAAACCCGACCCAAAACGGCTTCGATCGTCACCGATTTAGATAGCTACGCGTGGCAAGACGCCGACTGGATGGAGAAGCGTCGCCAAACTGAGCCCCTCACCCAGCCTGTCTCCATCTACGAGTTACACCTGGGTTCGTGGCTGCATGAATCGTCGGCTACCCCAGCCCTGCGTCCCGACGGCACTCCAGAGCCGGTGGTTACCGTGGCCGAACTCAAGCCCGGTGCCCGCTTCTTGACCTATCGGGAGTTAGCCGATCGGCTGATTCCCTACATCAAAGAACTAGGCTTTACCCACATCGAACTGCTGCCCGTGGCCGAGCACCCCTTCGATGGGTCCTGGGGCTATCAGGTCACCGGCTACTATGCCGTCACTTCCCGCTACGGCACTCCCGACGACTTCATGTACTTCGTTGATCAGTGCCACGCCAACGACATCGGCGTCATCGTGGACTGGGTGCCGGGCCACTTTCCTAAGGATGGCCACGGGCTGGCCTTCTTTGATGGCACCCACCTCTACGAGCACGCTGACCCCCGCAAAGGTGAGCACAAAGAGTGGGGCACACTGGTCTTTAACTATGGCCGCAATGAAGTGCGCAACTTCCTGGTGGCCAACGCTATCTTTTGGTTTGAAAAGTACCACATCGACGGAATTCGAGTGGATGCGGTGGCTTCAATGCTCTACCTCAACTACTTCCGTAAAGACGGTGAGTGGGTGGCTAACGAGTATGGTGGTTGCGAGCATATTGAGGCGGCAGACTTTTTGCGTCAGGTGAACCATGTGTTGTTCACCTACTTTCCTGGCGTGCTGTCGATCGCAGAAGAATCTACGGCTTGGCCCATGGTCTCTTGGCCCACCTACGTCGGTGGCCTAGGGTTCAACCTCAAGTGGAACATGGGCTGGATGCACGACATGTTGGACTACTTCAACATGGATCCGTGGTTCCGCCAGTTTCATCAAAACAACGTCACCTTCAGTATTTGGTACGCCTTCACTGAAAACTTCATGCTAGCGCTATCCCACGACGAGGTCGTGCATGGCAAGAGCAATATGCTGGGCAAAATGCCCGGTGACGAGTGGCAAAAGTTTGCTAACTTGCGCTGCCTCTACACCTACATGTTCATGCACCCCGGCAAGAAAACGCTGTTTATGAGCATGGAGTTTGGCCAGTGGAGCGAGTGGAACGTGTGGGGTGACCTGGAATGGCACCTGCTGCAACACCAGCCCCACGCCAATCTCAAGTACTTTATGGGCAAGCTCAACGAGTTCTATCGCAGTGAACCGGCCCTGTTTACCCAAGACTTTGACCAAGCCGGCTTTGAATGGATCGATTGCAGCGATAACCGCCACAGTGTGGTGGCGTTTATTCGCCGCGACAAGGACAGCGACGGCTTTGTGGTGGTCGTGTGCAACTTTACCCCCCAACCCCATAGCCATTACCGCGTCGGCGTGCCCGAGCCGGGCTACTACAGAGAGCTGTTTAACAGCGATGCCCGCGACTTTGGCGGCAGTAATATGGGCAACCTGGGCGGCAAGTGGTCCGAGGACTGGGCTTTCCACAACCGGCCTTTCTCGCTCGATCTGACGCTGCCGCCCCTAGGGGTCATCGTGCTGAAGCTGGCTCAAGACGAGGCTCAAAAGGCTCTAGCGGACCAGTAGGCTCAAAGCCCTTTCACTCGGGTAAGCACTGTTCGCCATTGCTCGTGAAGGCCAGCGGGTAGTCGGGCTGGAGCGGATATCCCTCTGGCCCGGCCCTAAAGCCGTAGCCCCTGACGATTTCGTAGGTTTGGAGGGGCTGACCAAAGCGGCGCACTTCAACGATCTCTGGCGGGTCTACCCGGTCAAACATGGCCCGGTGGGTGGGGCAAATGGGGTGCCAGGTTTCGCCCAAGAGCACGGCGTCGCGGCCCTCTAGGGCCGGGGCGTCATACCAAAAGTCAAACTGATCGAGGCGGCCTGAGATCGCCAGTACGTCGGGGCGGTTGAGGGTGTAGGCCAAGGCTGAGGCCGAGCGGTAGTCAGTGGTTAACAGTATCGGATCCGTTAGGGTGTCAGCCTGGGCTGTAACGGCTTGGGCGATCTGGGGCCAGCCAAATAGGGCGGCTCCGTCGGGGTCAACGGCCCCAAAGAAGCTGCCTAGGGGCACTAGGGTGTAGTAGGCCACTAGAGCAGCGGCGACTATGAGTCCTAGGGCTTGGGCGATCGCCAACTGAGCCGTCCGCACTGGCTTTTGTAGCTGAGGTCGATAAAACTGATCGCTCAGCAGGGGCAACAGCAGCGGGTAGGCCAGAATATTCCAGTAAAACAGGGCGACGGAGACGGTAGAGAGGGCGGTAAAAGCGGCGGTAGACAGAGCAAACACCCATAGCGCCAGGGCTGGGTAGCAGGAGGATCGCGCGATCGCACCCTGACCACCTTTACCTAGCCATCGGCCCACGCTCCAGGACTGGATAGGACCGAGCGTGAGGCCACACAGGGCCAAAAACACCACGGGTTGCAGCAGGTTGAGGCTAAACCCATCGCCGGAGGTGCGATCGCGGTAGAACCGAAACGAAAAAAAGTCGTTCTGCACATTCCAAATCAGAATGGGCGAGAGCACCAGCAATACCAACCCCAGAGCCAGGTAGAGGCGGCGATCGCGCAGCACCTGTCGCCTGCGTTGATGGCTCACCACCAGCGCTAAAAAGCCCAGCCCCACAAACACCGCATTGTACTTACACAGCCCTGCCAGGCCGAGACATAGGGCCGCGCCATAGAGATCCCAACTGCTGCCCTGGCCCCCCTCAACGCTGCCATCGACATAGCGCACAAACAAAAAGCTGCTGATGACTGCAAAGGTCACCAGCCAGTGATCGTGCCAGGCCAGCCCCAGATACCAGAAATATAGCGGCGACGCCACGGTTAACAGCACAGCTAGCCAGAAGCGATCGCGGGTTTGATCGCCATAGAGATAGCGGCAGATGTGGTAGAGGGTGAACCCCAAAATGCCGTTGCTCAGCAGGTTGGGCAGCCGCAGTACTACGGGCCATCGCCCCAACACCCGGCTAAACGCCCCCTGTACCCAGGCGTGAAAGGGCGGATGGTCGTAGTAGGAAAAGCCCAGCTTTTGGCCCCAGAGCCAGTAATAGGCTTCGTCGGGGTTGGGAAAAGCGGTGACCCAAAAGATCAGCCGCAGGGCCAAAAACCCCAGCAAAAACCAGCGTCCCCAGCGCCAAACCGGAGAGTCGAACAAGTCCCAGCG is a genomic window of Nodosilinea sp. E11 containing:
- a CDS encoding ferrochelatase; protein product: MVATPDVIQASASHSHTSPAGESRVAVLLMGYGEVESYEDFANYNEQALNLLTAKFAPVPTWVYPPLAKLLAAFDLHEWSHQHGNFISPHNAIFEAQRAGIEANLKERWGDRIKVFKAFNFCKPFLPDQVLEQVKAEGYDKLLIYPLLVVDSIFTSGIAIEQVNQALVKLSDGTEHWVQGTRYIPSFFDAPDYIDYLASMVEDKIKNHLAVAHLPSQTGIVLMNHGCPHEAKGFTSGIDESQKLYDKVRDKLIHKYPLISVGWLNHDTPLIKWTQPNADLAARNLIDLGATALVFMPIGFATENHETLLDVEHIIEGLRRKHPHVTYVQMPCVNDDPAFLAMAATWADKHIADLLEEDALAINPSLAASQAAAVHSHHGHTHDHHLPGHDHGHSHDHGHHH
- a CDS encoding DNA double-strand break repair nuclease NurA, producing the protein MPVSTSQIKALLDQKRAAFSAFSRAKFELLHAYHRAWAEFAALTHSQQLAQLDHHSGPVGARPLEAIAADTEANKGILPFFFAESGPVGDRWTNREQSAQWVQTVLEDITTFAVDGSQIAPGKDISIPIALLQIGWFENPHSATRPYQKDVRVDLMTPADLGPNPAQPVERRVNIRRFQMEVARLVEYINACQEPERTLVFFDGALVVTFAEAFDQESQTAYVQSMLSLLEASDRKRVPLVGYVDTSYAHDLTGMLHHAYGLEATEGIHDAQLLARLMDWGDRTAVFQCDRGGILDQYDRYGDQIAFTYLKTTRDGYPVRLEMPRWMWESGQITQYLNWVRGEVIIGGGYPYSIETADQTAVLQGQDKHLFLRVLQDWAEREEINLRLSRKMVSKQRRR
- the fumC gene encoding class II fumarate hydratase gives rise to the protein MADTAPQTRQETDSMGAIAVPSDRYWGAQTQRSIRYFSIGQDKMPLEVVHAIALTKKAAALTNADLGKLAPEQAELIAKAADEVIAGQLDDHFPLHVWMTGSGTQCNMNVNEVIANRAIEMAGGAIGSKTPIHPNDHVNMSQSSNDVFPTAMHIAAAQALTHTLCPAVTALRDALDQKATAWADIVKIGRTHMQDAVPLTLGQEFSGYVGMLDDNLKRLDGALPGLYQLALGGTALGTGLNAGPGFAEAAAKHIARLTGLPFVTAPNKFTVMGAHDAMVMASGVLKTLAVSLYKIANDIRLLSCGPRAGFAELHLPENEPGSSIMPGKVNPTQCEALAMVAVQVMGYDAAVAFAGASGYLEMNVYKPMIIFNLLQSARLMADSCHNFSEFLVADMTPNRQKIDQYVEQSLMLVTALSPAIGYDKASQIAHHAFEHDLTLKAAALALGYVSEAAFDQLIDPHRMTHP
- a CDS encoding phycobilisome rod-core linker polypeptide, translated to MSLPLLNYSPSSQNQRVASYEIGGDEQPRFFSTDDLYDTSDMDSLIEAAYRQMFFHAFKCDRQIFLESQLRNGQITVRDFIRGLALSPTFYSSFYEKNSNYKFVEHCVQKILGRDVYSDREKIAWSIVVANKGIQGLVDELLDSEEYLTSFGYNTVPYQKRRVLPGRPEGERPIHIKNPRYDAYHRNQLGFPQIVWQSQVKRYVPQEKKVTAGNPQMFLNMARSIGATGAAPARVSTGEINIATAVPYRKVTVD
- a CDS encoding pre-peptidase C-terminal domain-containing protein, which produces MGFLRLFSAGIVAPVTLLGLLAGPTILPARADTILEEAGTIYPAESTYTFEGTAGQTMTITLDSTDFDPVLTLRDAEGTEIAFNDDFGGTLNSKITITLPADGTYTVVARSFSGQGGDYDLVVRTATEFEITLAEAEALVLAEDYPDAIVAYTEAIALDPDQPSAYLGRAQAVLGQVYLEGGEAIEGPEDIPLEARELVIADFEQAANLFEASGSEDWAISLREQAEVLRNLNGPN
- the glgB gene encoding 1,4-alpha-glucan branching enzyme, yielding MPATVDAEQIDRIVWNQHHDPFEILGPHMVQQAGRTVWAVRAYLPQADKAWVVLPQEHKEVEMEPNHHPHFFECVLEVQDLANYQLKYAIAEHIHVIYDPYAFKTRAITDFDIHLFSEGNHHRIYEKLGAHYTEVEGVTGVYFAVWAPNARNVSVLGDFNYWDGRKHQMRRLSNGIWDLFIPGLDIGAHYKYEIKNYDGHIYEKSDPYGFQQETRPKTASIVTDLDSYAWQDADWMEKRRQTEPLTQPVSIYELHLGSWLHESSATPALRPDGTPEPVVTVAELKPGARFLTYRELADRLIPYIKELGFTHIELLPVAEHPFDGSWGYQVTGYYAVTSRYGTPDDFMYFVDQCHANDIGVIVDWVPGHFPKDGHGLAFFDGTHLYEHADPRKGEHKEWGTLVFNYGRNEVRNFLVANAIFWFEKYHIDGIRVDAVASMLYLNYFRKDGEWVANEYGGCEHIEAADFLRQVNHVLFTYFPGVLSIAEESTAWPMVSWPTYVGGLGFNLKWNMGWMHDMLDYFNMDPWFRQFHQNNVTFSIWYAFTENFMLALSHDEVVHGKSNMLGKMPGDEWQKFANLRCLYTYMFMHPGKKTLFMSMEFGQWSEWNVWGDLEWHLLQHQPHANLKYFMGKLNEFYRSEPALFTQDFDQAGFEWIDCSDNRHSVVAFIRRDKDSDGFVVVVCNFTPQPHSHYRVGVPEPGYYRELFNSDARDFGGSNMGNLGGKWSEDWAFHNRPFSLDLTLPPLGVIVLKLAQDEAQKALADQ
- a CDS encoding ArnT family glycosyltransferase, whose translation is MSKRWDLFDSPVWRWGRWFLLGFLALRLIFWVTAFPNPDEAYYWLWGQKLGFSYYDHPPFHAWVQGAFSRVLGRWPVVLRLPNLLSNGILGFTLYHICRYLYGDQTRDRFWLAVLLTVASPLYFWYLGLAWHDHWLVTFAVISSFLFVRYVDGSVEGGQGSSWDLYGAALCLGLAGLCKYNAVFVGLGFLALVVSHQRRRQVLRDRRLYLALGLVLLVLSPILIWNVQNDFFSFRFYRDRTSGDGFSLNLLQPVVFLALCGLTLGPIQSWSVGRWLGKGGQGAIARSSCYPALALWVFALSTAAFTALSTVSVALFYWNILAYPLLLPLLSDQFYRPQLQKPVRTAQLAIAQALGLIVAAALVAYYTLVPLGSFFGAVDPDGAALFGWPQIAQAVTAQADTLTDPILLTTDYRSASALAYTLNRPDVLAISGRLDQFDFWYDAPALEGRDAVLLGETWHPICPTHRAMFDRVDPPEIVEVRRFGQPLQTYEIVRGYGFRAGPEGYPLQPDYPLAFTSNGEQCLPE